A genomic window from Nitrospirota bacterium includes:
- the hisD gene encoding histidinol dehydrogenase encodes MRIIRDEEDLEGFLVLLKERAGGVSEEIVNAVSGIVSDVRVRGDRAVREYTGRFDGLETENLRIGNREIKAIAEKADPEGVEALKMAAGRIRGFHLRQKEESWSYREGGAMLGQIIRPIQRVGVYVPGGKASYPSTVLMNVIPAQVAGVRDLALCVPTPRGEVNPYVMAAVSLLGVREVYRVGGAQAIAAMACGTETIRKVDKIVGPGNVYVATAKRMVFGEVDIDMIAGPSEVLIIADRTAPPEFVASDLLSQAEHDELASSVLVTSSERLALRVSEEVRIQIKTLGRREIAEASLKNFGAIIVTGTLKRAVRVANLIAPEHLEIMTEKPEKLLPQVQNAGAIFLGKWTPEALGDYAAGPNHTLPTGGTARFFSPLGVYDFVKRSSLLSFSRQSFERLSSVVEALSDLEGLEAHGKAVKIRKGKK; translated from the coding sequence ATGAGGATAATCAGGGATGAAGAGGATCTCGAAGGTTTTCTGGTGCTTCTGAAAGAGCGTGCCGGAGGCGTAAGTGAGGAGATTGTAAATGCGGTTTCGGGGATTGTATCTGATGTCAGGGTGCGGGGAGACCGGGCTGTAAGGGAATATACCGGGAGATTCGACGGACTTGAAACAGAAAACCTCAGGATAGGCAACAGGGAGATAAAGGCGATCGCCGAGAAGGCAGACCCTGAGGGGGTTGAGGCTTTGAAAATGGCTGCCGGGAGGATCAGGGGCTTTCATCTCAGGCAGAAGGAGGAGTCCTGGTCGTATAGAGAGGGTGGGGCCATGCTGGGGCAGATTATCCGCCCCATTCAGCGTGTTGGTGTATACGTTCCCGGTGGCAAGGCATCCTATCCCTCAACAGTCCTGATGAATGTGATTCCGGCCCAGGTGGCCGGGGTAAGGGATCTGGCCCTCTGTGTCCCCACCCCACGTGGAGAGGTCAACCCTTATGTGATGGCTGCTGTAAGCCTTTTAGGGGTCAGGGAGGTCTACAGGGTTGGGGGTGCCCAGGCTATAGCTGCCATGGCCTGCGGGACGGAGACAATAAGGAAGGTGGATAAGATAGTGGGTCCCGGAAATGTCTATGTTGCCACTGCCAAGCGGATGGTCTTCGGTGAGGTGGATATTGATATGATTGCCGGACCAAGCGAGGTCCTTATTATTGCGGACAGGACAGCCCCTCCCGAGTTTGTGGCCTCAGACCTTCTGAGTCAGGCAGAACATGATGAGCTTGCCTCCTCAGTGCTTGTCACCTCCTCTGAAAGACTGGCTCTCAGGGTGAGTGAAGAGGTGAGGATACAGATTAAAACCCTTGGACGAAGAGAGATTGCCGAGGCCTCTCTGAAGAATTTTGGTGCAATAATTGTAACAGGTACGCTCAAAAGGGCAGTCCGGGTGGCCAATCTCATTGCCCCTGAGCATCTTGAGATTATGACGGAAAAACCCGAAAAACTCCTGCCTCAGGTTCAGAATGCAGGGGCGATATTCCTTGGGAAATGGACCCCTGAGGCCCTCGGTGATTATGCGGCAGGTCCAAACCATACCCTCCCGACAGGTGGAACAGCCAGGTTTTTCTCCCCCCTCGGGGTGTATGATTTCGTAAAGAGATCTAGCCTTTTGAGTTTCAGCAGACAGTCGTTTGAGAGGCTCTCTTCAGTGGTGGAGGCCCTGTCGGATCTGGAGGGCCTTGAGGCACACGGCAAGGCTGTAAAGATTAGAAAAGGGAAAAAGTGA
- a CDS encoding ASKHA domain-containing protein yields the protein MKVTFTDDKEIIVLENESLYDAFKRQEIYITASCGGKGTCGKCRVRIVDGDYKCRSYGKLSQEERDSDIVLACQTFAEGDLLVDIPIESRLTVGDKIAISRSKDLIELLKTYKATISPLITRIPLRVPPPTIDDNISDLERLRRELNTRGIELRYSKDFVSRMADDLRKFNWNVTLCYQDDSTEALFLEPEEVKDTRYGISVDIGTTTVVLYLIDMADGGVVDVASTYNSQMRYGDDVITRIVHATEGGGLNDLRKAVVADINDLISPLTARHEIEPRHIESVVISGNTTMTHLFWGFNPAYIREAPYIPAVNYFPVWKASEAGIRTGRNTPVYTVPCVASYVGGDIVSGVIATRMHRNPEISLFMDIGTNGEIVVGNNEWMMTVACSAGPCFEGSGIKHGMRGTDGAIESIRIDPDTFETEIKVIGDSKPIGICGSGMIDAVSEMFLTGILDQRGKFVRETASSRIREGEDGIEFVIHHNAKGDIVLTEVDIENIMRAKAAIYAGVSLLLKEVGFTLDMIERVYIAGGFGNYLNVERAILIGMLPDLPKERFYFMGNTSVAGAYLCLLSKDMRREAEDVASRMTYIELSAKGGFMDEFMSAMFLPHTDIEQFPTVQTLLENKRS from the coding sequence ATGAAGGTCACCTTTACTGACGACAAGGAAATCATTGTACTCGAAAACGAGTCACTTTATGATGCTTTTAAACGACAGGAAATATATATAACTGCGTCCTGCGGGGGCAAAGGCACATGCGGCAAGTGCAGGGTCAGGATTGTCGATGGAGACTACAAATGCAGGTCCTATGGAAAACTCTCACAGGAAGAAAGGGACAGTGACATAGTGCTTGCCTGCCAGACCTTTGCAGAGGGAGACCTCCTTGTAGATATACCGATTGAATCAAGGCTGACAGTAGGTGACAAGATCGCCATCTCCAGGTCAAAAGACCTTATTGAACTTTTAAAAACCTATAAGGCCACAATATCACCCCTCATAACAAGGATACCTCTCAGAGTGCCTCCACCAACAATTGATGACAATATAAGTGACCTTGAGAGACTAAGGCGTGAACTGAATACCAGGGGTATCGAGCTTCGCTATTCAAAGGATTTCGTCTCACGGATGGCTGATGACCTGAGGAAATTCAACTGGAATGTAACCCTCTGCTATCAGGATGACTCAACAGAGGCGTTGTTCCTTGAACCAGAAGAAGTCAAGGACACACGCTATGGAATTTCAGTTGATATCGGAACAACCACTGTTGTCCTCTACCTCATCGACATGGCGGATGGAGGCGTCGTGGATGTGGCATCAACATACAACTCCCAGATGCGCTATGGAGACGATGTCATTACAAGGATAGTCCACGCCACTGAAGGGGGTGGGCTTAATGATCTCAGGAAGGCCGTTGTTGCGGACATCAATGACCTTATCTCCCCACTTACAGCAAGGCATGAAATAGAACCACGACATATTGAATCTGTTGTCATCTCCGGCAACACAACCATGACCCACCTCTTCTGGGGATTCAATCCTGCCTACATAAGGGAAGCGCCTTACATACCTGCAGTAAATTATTTTCCTGTTTGGAAGGCTTCCGAGGCAGGCATCAGGACAGGCAGGAACACTCCCGTATATACTGTGCCATGTGTGGCAAGTTATGTAGGTGGTGACATTGTTTCAGGCGTGATTGCCACAAGGATGCACAGGAACCCCGAGATATCACTCTTTATGGATATCGGCACAAACGGCGAGATAGTGGTAGGCAATAACGAATGGATGATGACGGTTGCCTGCTCGGCCGGGCCATGCTTTGAAGGCAGCGGAATAAAACATGGTATGCGGGGCACTGACGGAGCTATCGAGTCAATAAGGATTGACCCTGACACATTCGAGACAGAAATAAAGGTGATAGGTGACTCAAAACCAATCGGTATATGCGGCTCCGGAATGATAGACGCCGTCTCCGAAATGTTTCTGACAGGAATACTTGATCAGCGGGGCAAATTTGTCAGGGAGACTGCGTCTTCAAGGATTAGGGAGGGCGAGGACGGCATAGAATTTGTGATACACCATAATGCCAAAGGTGACATTGTACTTACAGAGGTAGATATAGAAAACATCATGAGGGCAAAGGCTGCCATCTATGCAGGCGTCTCTCTTCTGCTCAAAGAGGTCGGCTTCACCCTTGACATGATCGAAAGAGTCTATATAGCCGGTGGCTTTGGCAACTATCTCAATGTTGAAAGGGCAATATTGATAGGTATGTTGCCCGACCTCCCGAAGGAGCGGTTCTACTTTATGGGAAACACCTCGGTTGCAGGGGCCTATCTGTGCCTTCTCTCAAAGGATATGCGCAGGGAGGCTGAAGACGTGGCCTCAAGGATGACCTACATAGAACTATCTGCAAAGGGGGGCTTTATGGACGAATTCATGTCAGCAATGTTCCTTCCCCACACTGACATTGAACAATTTCCGACGGTACAAACATTACTGGAAAACAAAAGGAGTTGA
- a CDS encoding YraN family protein has protein sequence MKNQTGKEGEAFAVKYLIKKGYRIMASNYQTPIGEIDIVARDGDTIVFVEVKTRQSLLYGYPSEAVTWRKRERLKRLALYYLKVHKMLGASGRFDVIGLYLRDGTYQIQHIIDAFEV, from the coding sequence GTGAAGAATCAAACCGGTAAAGAGGGAGAGGCTTTTGCCGTTAAATACCTCATAAAGAAGGGCTACAGGATCATGGCGTCCAATTACCAGACCCCTATCGGAGAGATAGATATAGTGGCCAGGGACGGAGATACCATTGTCTTTGTTGAAGTAAAGACCCGGCAGAGTCTCTTGTACGGATATCCCTCCGAGGCTGTTACATGGCGCAAGCGGGAGCGACTGAAGAGACTCGCACTATATTATCTGAAGGTTCACAAGATGCTTGGGGCAAGTGGCAGGTTCGATGTTATAGGGTTATACCTGAGGGACGGCACCTATCAGATTCAACATATTATTGATGCCTTTGAGGTATAA
- a CDS encoding PilZ domain-containing protein, whose translation MIQNLRRHHRYPILATAVVEVRNDKNPQPIETMVASISQSGMGVYSNAPLEKGTPVTIEITFISVKGIKENDTVEGRVVWLSKLGKIYFVGIAFDEELNPVKQARLYEHFFKVISWD comes from the coding sequence ATGATCCAGAATCTCCGTAGACATCATAGATATCCAATATTGGCAACGGCCGTTGTTGAGGTAAGAAACGACAAAAATCCACAGCCCATTGAAACCATGGTTGCAAGCATTTCACAGTCGGGTATGGGAGTTTATTCCAATGCTCCTTTAGAAAAGGGTACCCCTGTCACGATTGAGATTACATTTATATCAGTAAAAGGAATTAAAGAGAACGATACCGTAGAGGGCAGGGTTGTATGGTTATCTAAACTGGGGAAGATTTACTTTGTAGGCATTGCATTTGATGAGGAACTGAACCCCGTCAAACAGGCCCGTTTATATGAACACTTTTTTAAGGTAATAAGCTGGGACTGA